Proteins from a genomic interval of Arvicola amphibius chromosome 10, mArvAmp1.2, whole genome shotgun sequence:
- the Nxpe3 gene encoding NXPE family member 3 encodes MWTTFFKLRVFCCLFAVLMVVALVVNVTQVEYLDHETLSGTFIDSSGQFVSPQATGISRNPYCGYEHQVLSSQERLEEDALLAASKWQVPDVDLVPFMKSTDPSSSYFVILNSAAFFKVGSQLEVLVHVHDFEGKPKKYGGDYLQARIHSPKLQAGAVGRVVDYQNGFYKVFFTLLWPGRVRVSISLVHPSEGIRVLQYLQEAKPDRVYFKSLFRSGRISETMKCNVCLPGSLPLCNFTDLYTGEPWFCFKPKKLPCSSRINHFKGGYMKGLLTAADSAFFQSGVNIKMPINSSGPDWVTVISRRTKETDDLEVSQGSGTFPSGYFYKDQWRPRRFKMRRFNDPDNITECLQRKMVYLFGDSTIRQWFEYLTMFVPDLVEFNLGSPKNVGPFLAVDQKHNILLKYRCHGPPIRFTSVFSNELHYVANELNGIVGGKNTVVAIAVWSHFSTFPLEVYIRRLRNIRRAVVQLLDRSPKTVVVIRTGNAQELGPEVSLFNSDWYNFQLDTILRRMFSGVGVYLVDAWEMTLAHHLPHKLHPDEVIVKNQLDMFLSYVCPLET; translated from the exons TACTTGGACCATGAGACGCTCTCAGGGACATTCATCGACAGCAGTGGACAGTTTGTTTCCCCGCAGGCTACGGGCATTAGCCGGAATCCATACTGTGGTTATGAGCACCAGGTCCTGTCCAGTCAGGAACGCTTAGAAGAGGATGCATTGCTTGCTGCCTCAAAGTGGCAGGTGCCTGATGTGGACTTGGTCCCTTTTATGAAGAGCACCGACCCTTCCTCCAGCTATTTTGTCATCTTGAATTCTGCAGCCTTCTTCAAGGTGGGGAGCCAGCTGGAGGTGCTGGTTCACGTGCACGATTTTGAAGGGAAGCCCAAGAAGTATGGCGGAgactacctgcaggccagaattcACTCGCCCAAGCTGCAGGCAGGGGCCGTGGGCAGAGTGGTAGACTACCAGAATGGATTTTACAAAGTGTTTTTTACTCTGCTCTGGCCTGGCAGAGTTAGAGTGTCCATATCTCTGGTTCACCCCAGTGAAGGGATCAGAGTTCTTCAGTACCTGCAGGAAGCGAAACCAGACAGAGTCTATTTCAAGAGTCTCTTCCGCTCGGGAAGGATTTCGGAAACGATGAAGTGCAATGTGTGCCTCCCGGGAAGTCTTCCCCTGTGCAACTTTACAGACCTCTACACCGGAGAGCCCTGGTTCTGCTTCAAACCAAAGAAGCTCCCCTGCAGCAGCAGAATCAACCACTTCAAGGGCGGATACATGAAGGGCCTTCTCACTGCTGCAGACAGTGCTTTCTTTCAGAG TGGTGTCAATATCAAAATGCCGATCAACTCCAGTGGACCCGACTGGGTGACTGTGATTTCCAGGAGAACGAAAG AAACTGATGACCTAGAAGTATCTCAAGGTTCAGGAACTTTTCCTTCTGGATATTTCTACAAAGACCAGTGGAGGCCCAGGAGGTTTAAGATGCGCCGTTTTAATGACCCTGATAACATCACAGAATGCTTGCAGAGAAAAATGGTATATTTATTTGGTGACTCCACCATCAGGCAGTGGTTTGAATACCTCACTATGTTTGTCCCAG ATTTAGTGGAGTTTAATTTGGGTAGTCCGAAGAACGTTGGTCCCTTCCTTGCAGTGGACCAGAAACACAACATCTTGCTCAAATATCGCTGCCATGGTCCACCTATCCGCTTCACGAGTGTCTTCAGTAATGAGCTTCACTATGTGGCCAATGAACTGAATGGGATTGTGGGAGGGAAGAACACAGTGGTGGCCATAGCAGTGTGGTCTCACTTTAGCACATTCCCCTTGGAAGTATATATCCGGAGGCTCAGGAACATCCGACGAGCTGTGGTCCAACTCCTGGATCGAAGCCCTAAGACTGTGGTTGTCATCCGGACAGGCAATGCCCAAGAGCTGGGGCCCGAGGTCAGCCTTTTCAACAGTGACTGGTACAACTTTCAGCTGGACACTATCCTTCGGAGGATGTTCTCAGGGGTTGGAGTCTATCTTGTTGATGCCTGGGAGATGACCTTGGCTCATCATCTACCCCACAAGCTGCATCCAGATGAAGTGATTGTGAAGAACCAACTGGACATGTTCTTGTCTTACGTATGCCCCTTGGAGACCTAA